One genomic segment of Catalinimonas alkaloidigena includes these proteins:
- a CDS encoding nucleotidyltransferase domain-containing protein, giving the protein MKIHNNIPQQVKEAVLALDSEAEVVLFGSQARGDSHEESDWDFLIISDKLAQKEEKRRLRSVLLDMELQDEVIISQIVMTPNEWKRSTGMPLYEEITNEGQWV; this is encoded by the coding sequence ATGAAGATACACAACAATATTCCCCAACAGGTAAAAGAAGCAGTTCTGGCCCTGGATTCAGAGGCTGAAGTAGTGCTGTTTGGCTCTCAGGCCAGAGGCGATAGCCATGAGGAATCGGATTGGGATTTTTTGATTATCAGCGATAAACTTGCTCAAAAAGAAGAAAAAAGAAGGCTCAGAAGCGTATTGCTAGACATGGAACTTCAGGATGAGGTCATTATCTCCCAAATTGTCATGACTCCTAATGAATGGAAAAGATCTACCGGCATGCCTTTGTATGAAGAGATTACAAATGAAGGTCAATGGGTGTAG
- a CDS encoding HEPN domain-containing protein: protein MGVDKEEYIRYRISRSEEALDEAQIMAENKHWNTAINRLYYSCYYIVDALLRKNDIKHKTHAGTRNQFHLYFGKTGLVDRELLQYYANIFQDRQESDYGEIVHYTQEDVDYLMPKAQSFHLAIKRLILE, encoded by the coding sequence ATGGGTGTAGATAAAGAAGAATATATTCGGTACAGAATCAGTCGCTCAGAAGAAGCTCTAGATGAAGCCCAAATTATGGCCGAAAACAAGCACTGGAATACTGCCATCAATAGACTATATTATTCATGCTACTATATTGTGGATGCATTGCTAAGAAAAAATGATATCAAGCATAAAACACATGCCGGTACTAGAAATCAGTTTCACCTCTATTTTGGTAAAACAGGATTGGTAGATCGTGAATTGCTACAGTATTATGCCAACATCTTTCAGGACCGGCAGGAAAGTGACTATGGAGAAATAGTGCATTACACACAGGAAGATGTGGATTATCTGATGCCTAAGGCACAATCCTTTCATCTAGCTATCAAACGGCTTATTCTTGAGTAA
- the cas4 gene encoding CRISPR-associated protein Cas4, with protein sequence MNYFHVCQCKLWLFHHGIRMEHSSDMVTEGRLIHETSYPQRAAKYTELELPGAKIDYYDAKNKTVHEVKKSDKVEEAHIAQVQYYLYLLEEAGIENPQGVIEYPKLRQTQQVVLDDQVRANIRKWMADIESIIAQAQCPPVINSRICKRCSYYDFCYVAESEA encoded by the coding sequence ATCAACTACTTTCATGTATGCCAGTGTAAACTCTGGCTGTTTCATCATGGCATCCGCATGGAGCATAGTTCTGATATGGTGACAGAGGGTAGGCTGATCCACGAGACCAGCTATCCTCAGAGAGCAGCCAAGTATACAGAGCTAGAGTTGCCCGGAGCCAAGATTGACTACTATGATGCCAAAAATAAGACCGTACATGAGGTAAAAAAGTCGGACAAGGTAGAAGAAGCGCATATCGCTCAGGTACAGTATTACCTCTACCTGCTGGAAGAAGCGGGTATTGAAAACCCTCAGGGAGTGATAGAATATCCTAAGCTACGCCAAACCCAGCAGGTCGTATTGGATGATCAGGTAAGAGCAAACATCCGAAAATGGATGGCTGACATAGAAAGTATCATTGCTCAGGCGCAGTGCCCACCGGTGATCAATAGCCGAATCTGCAAAAGATGTAGCTATTATGACTTCTGCTATGTAGCAGAAAGCGAAGCATGA
- the cas1b gene encoding type I-B CRISPR-associated endonuclease Cas1b, giving the protein MEKTFYLFNPGRLSRKDNTLKFVPVDENGKEGQARYLPVETVGQLFVFGSLDTNSALYNFLGKQQVSVHFFDYYEHYTGSFYPKEYLQAGKMQVCQTLHYADPHKRQRIAKKLVDGAAFNMLRNLKYYQSRGKDLEQQIEGITLLQQSIPITDDIPMLMGIEGNIRQVYYTAFDKILNDFNMGGRSKQPPQNEVNALISFGNMLCYTACLDQIYHTQLNPTVSFLHEPGTRRFSLALDLAEIFKPLLVDRTIFKLLNKKVLQSRDFDDKLNRVVLKEAGKKKLIEAWEERLKETIKHRALKKSVSYKHLIKLECHKVAKHVMDMQGYEPFKAWW; this is encoded by the coding sequence TTGGAAAAGACCTTTTACCTCTTTAATCCCGGCAGGCTCAGCCGCAAAGACAATACCCTGAAGTTTGTACCCGTAGATGAAAACGGAAAAGAAGGACAGGCTCGTTACTTGCCGGTAGAAACAGTTGGACAGCTATTTGTATTTGGTAGTCTGGATACCAACAGTGCATTGTATAATTTCCTGGGCAAGCAACAGGTCAGCGTCCATTTTTTTGACTATTACGAACACTATACCGGGTCTTTTTACCCCAAAGAATACCTACAGGCAGGTAAGATGCAGGTTTGCCAGACACTGCATTATGCTGATCCCCACAAGAGGCAGCGCATCGCTAAAAAGCTGGTGGATGGAGCCGCTTTTAACATGCTGCGCAACCTGAAGTACTATCAAAGCAGGGGTAAAGACTTGGAACAACAGATTGAAGGAATTACACTGCTACAACAGAGTATCCCTATAACCGATGATATCCCTATGCTGATGGGCATAGAAGGAAACATACGGCAGGTTTATTATACTGCTTTTGATAAAATTCTCAACGATTTTAACATGGGAGGACGCAGCAAGCAGCCTCCACAGAATGAAGTAAACGCCTTGATTTCCTTTGGGAATATGCTCTGTTATACTGCCTGCCTGGATCAGATCTACCATACCCAGCTTAATCCAACGGTCAGCTTTCTGCATGAGCCGGGTACCAGACGATTTTCATTGGCCCTGGATCTGGCAGAGATATTCAAACCATTGTTGGTAGACAGAACTATCTTTAAACTGCTCAACAAAAAAGTGTTGCAGTCCAGAGATTTTGATGATAAACTGAACAGGGTAGTGCTGAAAGAAGCGGGTAAAAAGAAATTGATAGAAGCCTGGGAGGAGCGTTTGAAAGAAACGATTAAACACCGAGCCCTTAAAAAAAGTGTAAGTTATAAGCATCTGATTAAACTGGAATGCCATAAAGTGGCAAAACATGTCATGGATATGCAGGGCTATGAACCTTTCAAAGCCTGGTGGTAA
- the cas2 gene encoding CRISPR-associated endonuclease Cas2: protein MYIILVYDVGQKRVGKMLKLCRRYLSWIQNSVLEGELTEVQLKQLKAEAKDLMEKEDSLIIFSSRNERWLDKEVIGEEKSSTGQIL, encoded by the coding sequence ATGTACATCATTTTAGTCTATGACGTAGGACAAAAAAGAGTAGGTAAAATGCTAAAGCTGTGCCGCAGGTACCTGAGCTGGATTCAGAATTCTGTGTTAGAAGGTGAACTGACTGAGGTACAGCTTAAGCAACTCAAAGCAGAAGCTAAAGATCTCATGGAAAAAGAAGACAGCCTGATTATTTTCAGTAGCAGGAACGAGCGTTGGCTGGACAAAGAAGTAATAGGAGAAGAAAAGAGTTCTACCGGTCAGATACTCTGA
- a CDS encoding HARBI1 family protein has translation MDLLYHFAPIVEEHYRHHDMKGQRRKMVRYQERSDSSLTGPVNKLLFILSYMKENPNQAYHGVMFSMSQGKVSLWVNQLSFLLEEALKKMGKMPHREVNKFYNFLYAYVELVMFMDVVERRIGRSPDYQVQKDHYSGKKGCHTLKNLLIANLEGELIYLGETFEGSVHDKSMYDQAELKFPDHRIAERWHSLWVDLGFLGLKAEGVEVYMPEKKPKGKELSNFQKELNTLIASIRVKVEHAIAGVKRLKIIRNQVRIHGWQKRDRMMYIACGLHNLRCQRWAT, from the coding sequence ATGGATTTATTATACCATTTTGCGCCAATAGTTGAAGAACATTATCGTCATCACGATATGAAAGGGCAACGTCGCAAGATGGTACGCTATCAGGAACGAAGTGACAGTAGTTTGACCGGTCCGGTCAATAAGTTACTTTTTATTCTTAGCTACATGAAAGAAAATCCCAACCAAGCATACCATGGAGTGATGTTCTCTATGAGTCAGGGAAAAGTTAGTTTATGGGTAAATCAGCTATCTTTTTTACTTGAAGAAGCTTTAAAGAAAATGGGTAAAATGCCCCATCGTGAAGTGAATAAGTTCTATAATTTCCTCTATGCCTACGTTGAATTGGTTATGTTTATGGATGTAGTGGAACGCAGGATAGGCCGTTCACCAGATTACCAAGTTCAGAAAGATCACTATAGCGGAAAAAAAGGGTGCCATACTTTGAAAAATCTGTTGATTGCCAACCTTGAAGGAGAGCTTATTTACTTAGGAGAAACTTTTGAAGGTAGCGTACATGATAAATCCATGTATGATCAGGCAGAACTTAAGTTTCCTGACCATCGGATCGCCGAGCGATGGCATAGTCTATGGGTGGACTTGGGTTTCCTGGGCCTTAAGGCAGAAGGCGTAGAAGTTTACATGCCTGAGAAGAAGCCCAAAGGAAAAGAACTTTCCAACTTCCAAAAAGAGCTGAATACACTCATTGCAAGTATTAGGGTTAAGGTGGAGCATGCTATTGCTGGAGTAAAAAGACTAAAAATTATTAGGAATCAGGTCAGAATACACGGATGGCAGAAAAGGGATAGGATGATGTATATCGCCTGTGGATTGCACAACCTCAGATGTCAGCGCTGGGCTACATAA
- a CDS encoding TetR/AcrR family transcriptional regulator has translation MIEQIDSPKALQIKDTAKTLFWKHGIRRVTVEEICQEAGVSKMTFYRMFDNKIELAKAVLDEVVESSLEKYRKIMGQDTPFAEKIRQMVLLKLEGTEAISQELIMDIYKNEVTELIDFMAEKRKQGMEATLQFFAQGQKEGALRKDVKPEFIMHMINQINDMATDEKLLAMYDSPQDLIMELTNFFFYGISSADEKKS, from the coding sequence ATGATCGAGCAGATAGATTCACCCAAGGCACTACAGATTAAAGACACTGCCAAAACCTTATTCTGGAAGCACGGTATCCGCCGGGTAACGGTGGAAGAAATTTGCCAGGAAGCAGGCGTGAGCAAAATGACCTTTTACCGGATGTTTGATAACAAAATTGAACTGGCCAAAGCGGTGCTGGATGAAGTGGTGGAAAGTTCATTAGAGAAATACCGAAAGATCATGGGGCAAGACACCCCTTTCGCTGAAAAGATCAGGCAGATGGTACTACTCAAACTGGAAGGCACCGAAGCGATTAGTCAGGAACTGATCATGGATATCTACAAAAATGAAGTGACCGAGCTGATTGATTTTATGGCCGAAAAAAGAAAGCAAGGCATGGAGGCTACTTTACAGTTTTTTGCCCAGGGACAAAAAGAAGGGGCATTAAGAAAGGACGTCAAACCGGAGTTTATCATGCATATGATCAACCAAATCAATGATATGGCTACGGATGAGAAACTGCTGGCAATGTACGACAGCCCCCAGGATTTGATCATGGAACTAACCAACTTTTTCTTCTATGGGATTTCATCTGCCGATGAAAAAAAATCATGA
- a CDS encoding ABC transporter ATP-binding protein, translated as MQEHIITIENLTKRFPVGKGEFTALKDINLQFGKGEFAGLVGPSGSGKTTLLNIIGSLDSPTEGEAIVLGKSISSLSHKESAQLRNHNIGFIFQEYHLLPVYTVYENVEFSLLLQKMVASERKKAVMEALEWVGLTDKVDSKPANLSGGESQRVAIARAMVKRPAILLADEPSANLDAKNAHNILQLMKKLNEELETTFIFSTHDEKVMQYLDRIISLADGKVVKDELVEHANA; from the coding sequence ATGCAAGAGCACATCATTACGATAGAAAATCTCACTAAACGCTTTCCTGTCGGGAAAGGTGAGTTTACTGCCTTGAAAGACATCAATTTACAGTTTGGCAAAGGGGAGTTCGCCGGTTTGGTAGGCCCCAGTGGCTCGGGCAAAACTACTTTGCTCAACATCATCGGCTCGCTGGATAGTCCCACCGAAGGAGAGGCTATTGTTTTAGGCAAATCTATTTCAAGCTTGAGCCACAAAGAGTCGGCCCAGCTTCGTAATCATAACATCGGCTTTATCTTTCAGGAGTATCATCTGCTGCCGGTATATACGGTATATGAGAACGTAGAATTTTCCCTGCTTCTTCAAAAGATGGTCGCCTCAGAACGCAAGAAAGCAGTGATGGAAGCACTGGAATGGGTAGGTTTGACCGATAAAGTGGATTCCAAACCCGCTAATCTGTCGGGAGGTGAGAGTCAGCGGGTAGCCATTGCCCGGGCGATGGTCAAGCGACCGGCGATTTTGCTGGCGGATGAGCCTTCGGCCAACCTGGATGCCAAGAATGCCCACAACATTTTGCAACTGATGAAAAAGCTGAATGAGGAGCTGGAAACAACTTTCATCTTCTCTACCCACGACGAAAAGGTGATGCAGTACCTGGACCGGATTATCTCATTGGCAGATGGGAAAGTGGTGAAGGATGAATTAGTAGAACACGCAAACGCATAG
- a CDS encoding ABC transporter permease, translated as MTGLEDQATLLVAEEGYEQASLNGWTFKSQDDLLENIDAIIQSKKASGAIMYGLLLSIALLAIFDTQVLSIFRRQKEIGTYIALGMTRLQVMALFTIEGGVNSLLATIVGSLYGIPLLLYLSNTGFAMPEATDSYGLSIAERIYPAYSFALILGTIALVVISATIVSFLPSRKIAKMNPTLALKGKLQ; from the coding sequence ATGACCGGACTGGAAGATCAGGCCACGTTATTGGTAGCCGAAGAAGGGTATGAACAGGCTTCGCTGAATGGCTGGACATTCAAAAGCCAGGATGATCTGCTGGAAAATATTGATGCCATTATCCAGTCCAAGAAAGCCAGCGGAGCGATTATGTATGGTTTGTTGCTCAGCATCGCACTGCTTGCCATCTTTGACACACAGGTACTTTCTATCTTCCGCAGACAGAAAGAAATCGGTACCTATATCGCCCTGGGCATGACGCGCTTGCAGGTGATGGCTTTGTTCACCATAGAAGGAGGTGTCAATAGTTTATTGGCTACTATAGTAGGTTCATTGTATGGTATTCCATTGTTATTATACTTGTCCAATACCGGCTTTGCCATGCCTGAGGCTACCGACAGCTATGGTTTGTCTATTGCGGAGCGCATTTATCCGGCCTATAGCTTTGCACTGATTCTGGGAACAATTGCCTTGGTCGTTATTTCCGCCACCATCGTAAGCTTCCTGCCTTCACGTAAGATCGCTAAAATGAACCCAACGCTCGCACTTAAAGGAAAATTACAATGA
- a CDS encoding ABC transporter permease: protein MIKFLFKGVWRDASRSRLPIIIVSIGVFLTIVMSAFVTGVMGDMVDTNARFTTGHVKVMTRAYAENSDQLPNDLALIGVDSVEDALKAKYPNMQWVQRIRFGGLMDVPDDTGETRAQGPVSGLAVELFNKNSGEQTRLNIKESLRSGKVPSKSGEILISDELATKLDIQLGDEITFFGTTMYGSMTFKNFTVAGTLAFGSTALDRGGIIIDIQDAREALNMEDATGELLGYFNDGQYDDERAQQVAQSFNQKYEGSKDEFAPVMLRLKEQNQLASMIDYTDNMTAILVGIFIFAMSIVLWNTGLLGGLRRYSEFGVRLALGEPKGHIYRTLIYESVLIGIIGSVVGTAVGLGVAFYLQENGLDFSEMMESVSMMMPTTYRARITASTLYIGFIPGLFSMVLGQALSGIGVYKRDTAQLFKELEV, encoded by the coding sequence ATGATCAAGTTCTTATTCAAAGGCGTATGGCGCGATGCCAGCCGAAGCCGTCTTCCCATCATTATCGTAAGCATCGGGGTGTTTTTGACCATTGTCATGTCGGCTTTTGTCACTGGGGTGATGGGGGATATGGTAGATACCAATGCCCGCTTTACCACCGGTCACGTCAAGGTGATGACCCGGGCCTATGCTGAAAATTCAGATCAGTTGCCCAATGACCTGGCTTTGATCGGAGTAGATTCTGTTGAAGATGCTTTGAAAGCTAAGTACCCCAATATGCAATGGGTACAGCGTATCCGCTTTGGCGGCCTGATGGATGTGCCTGATGATACTGGTGAAACCCGTGCCCAGGGCCCGGTCAGTGGACTGGCAGTTGAACTGTTTAACAAAAATAGTGGTGAGCAAACAAGGCTCAACATAAAAGAGTCCCTCCGCAGTGGAAAGGTGCCCAGTAAGTCCGGCGAAATATTGATCAGTGATGAACTGGCCACCAAACTGGATATACAACTAGGTGACGAAATCACTTTCTTCGGTACCACCATGTACGGCAGTATGACTTTTAAGAATTTTACGGTTGCTGGCACACTTGCTTTTGGCAGTACCGCCCTGGACCGGGGTGGGATCATCATAGATATACAGGATGCCCGCGAAGCTTTGAACATGGAGGATGCTACCGGCGAACTGCTGGGTTACTTCAATGATGGACAGTATGATGACGAAAGGGCACAGCAGGTAGCACAAAGTTTTAACCAAAAATATGAAGGCTCAAAAGACGAATTCGCTCCGGTCATGCTGCGCCTCAAGGAGCAAAACCAGTTGGCCAGCATGATAGATTATACCGATAACATGACCGCGATACTGGTAGGTATATTTATATTCGCCATGTCTATTGTGTTGTGGAACACCGGCTTGCTGGGAGGCTTGAGACGTTACTCAGAGTTTGGCGTAAGGCTGGCTTTAGGTGAGCCCAAAGGCCATATCTACCGTACCCTCATTTACGAATCAGTCCTGATCGGAATCATTGGTTCTGTGGTAGGAACAGCAGTGGGCCTGGGCGTAGCGTTCTACTTACAGGAAAATGGCCTGGACTTTAGCGAAATGATGGAATCTGTCTCCATGATGATGCCTACTACCTACCGTGCCCGCATTACAGCTTCTACTTTATATATAGGTTTCATTCCCGGCTTGTTTTCTATGGTCTTAGGCCAGGCGCTGTCAGGCATTGGCGTATACAAAAGAGATACCGCTCAGCTTTTTAAAGAACTTGAAGTTTAA
- a CDS encoding outer membrane lipoprotein-sorting protein: MKYIISVIIASMFWFQGEYPDANQILEKVDQNMISKNQVYESKMTVHGRRSDRVITSKGWTQGDEKALTEYLSPAREEGTKMLKLEDQLWIYSPSSDRTILISGHMLRQSVMGSDLSYEDMMEDRKLQEIYTAQVTGEEDVDGRKTWVMELEAKVDDAAYQNRKIWVDQERFVPLKEELYAKSGQLLKKTTMQDVAQIDGRWYPKTVVYKDMLKEGEGTEFTLVEVKFDQDIPEYIFSKAALKR, from the coding sequence ATGAAATATATCATATCAGTAATTATCGCAAGCATGTTTTGGTTTCAGGGAGAGTATCCTGATGCGAATCAAATTCTGGAAAAAGTAGATCAGAACATGATCTCCAAAAACCAGGTGTACGAATCCAAAATGACAGTGCATGGCCGCAGAAGTGACCGCGTCATTACTTCCAAAGGCTGGACACAGGGTGATGAAAAAGCCTTGACTGAATACCTCTCTCCGGCCAGGGAAGAAGGCACCAAAATGCTCAAGCTGGAAGATCAGCTCTGGATCTATTCCCCCAGTTCCGACCGTACTATTTTGATTTCCGGGCACATGCTCCGCCAGTCAGTAATGGGTTCTGACTTGTCATACGAAGATATGATGGAAGACCGCAAGCTACAGGAAATCTATACTGCCCAAGTAACTGGCGAGGAGGACGTTGACGGAAGAAAAACCTGGGTGATGGAATTAGAAGCGAAAGTAGACGATGCCGCTTATCAAAACCGCAAGATATGGGTAGACCAGGAACGCTTCGTTCCTCTCAAAGAAGAACTGTATGCCAAAAGCGGTCAGTTGCTCAAGAAAACCACCATGCAAGATGTAGCGCAAATAGACGGTCGCTGGTACCCTAAGACTGTGGTGTACAAAGACATGCTCAAAGAAGGGGAGGGGACTGAATTTACCCTAGTTGAAGTCAAATTTGACCAGGATATACCGGAATATATTTTCTCCAAAGCCGCGCTGAAGAGGTGA
- a CDS encoding helix-turn-helix domain-containing protein, with the protein MKLYIKYMVSLRCKMIVKEELNKLGLHFIIVDLGMVEILEDISNEQREQLKKNLLKSGLELLDDKKSILIEKIKNVIIEMIHYSEALPKVNYSDYISEKLDYDYTYLANTFSEVKGITIQQFIIMHKIERVKELLLYEELNLTEISFQLHYSSVAHLSNQFKKITGLTPSYYKKLKQKRKRNLEDL; encoded by the coding sequence ATGAAACTCTATATCAAATATATGGTCAGCCTGCGATGCAAGATGATAGTGAAGGAGGAATTGAACAAACTAGGGCTTCATTTTATAATCGTAGATCTGGGCATGGTTGAGATTCTGGAGGATATTAGCAACGAACAGCGTGAGCAATTGAAAAAAAATCTACTTAAGTCAGGTTTAGAGTTGCTGGATGATAAAAAAAGTATCCTGATAGAAAAGATCAAAAATGTGATCATTGAGATGATCCATTATTCAGAAGCATTGCCCAAAGTGAATTATTCAGATTATATCAGTGAAAAACTAGATTATGACTATACCTATCTTGCCAATACTTTTTCGGAGGTAAAGGGCATTACGATTCAACAGTTTATCATCATGCATAAAATTGAGAGGGTAAAAGAACTGCTGTTATATGAAGAACTTAATCTTACGGAAATATCTTTTCAGCTGCATTACAGTAGTGTTGCGCATTTGTCTAACCAGTTTAAGAAAATTACTGGCCTTACCCCTTCTTATTATAAGAAACTAAAGCAAAAGCGGAAGCGTAACCTGGAAGACCTGTGA
- a CDS encoding cupin domain-containing protein, producing MEHPEQEKAKVFIIVEIIEYIPNSVVIKTIIKKTTGNVTAVSFDSGEALTDKISPFDTFIQVIDGKAEVVIDGKSNILETGQSIIIPAHSPNTIKANVRFKMISTIIKSGYDEVGLS from the coding sequence TTGGAACATCCAGAACAGGAAAAAGCAAAAGTCTTTATCATTGTTGAAATCATAGAATACATTCCTAATTCAGTGGTAATAAAAACAATCATAAAAAAGACAACCGGTAACGTTACAGCCGTTTCATTTGACTCCGGTGAGGCATTGACCGATAAAATATCTCCTTTTGATACTTTCATCCAGGTGATTGATGGAAAGGCAGAAGTTGTCATTGATGGTAAGTCTAACATTTTGGAGACAGGGCAGTCTATCATCATTCCGGCACACTCGCCTAATACCATTAAAGCTAATGTGAGGTTTAAAATGATATCCACCATCATTAAAAGTGGCTACGATGAAGTGGGGCTAAGCTAA
- the groL gene encoding chaperonin GroEL (60 kDa chaperone family; promotes refolding of misfolded polypeptides especially under stressful conditions; forms two stacked rings of heptamers to form a barrel-shaped 14mer; ends can be capped by GroES; misfolded proteins enter the barrel where they are refolded when GroES binds) has translation MSKQLIFGKEARDALKAGIDALADTVRVTLGPKGRNVILGNHFGAPTITKDGVTVAKVIELKNPSRNMGAQMVKEVASKTAELAGDGTTTATILAQAIFTVGLKNVTAGANPMDLKRGIDKAVAEVIMNLKKQSQQVGDDFQLIHQIATISANGDATIGKLITEAVQKVGKEGVITVEEAKGMNTTVKIVEGMQLDRGYLSPYFVTNAEKMEGELENPYILLYDKKISSIKDLLPVLEKVSQSGNPLLIIAEDIEGDALSTLVINKLRGLLKVSAIKAPGFGDRRKEMLEDVAILVGGTVISGDTGLKLESTELDSLGKVEKVIVDKDTTTLINGRGTKDKIAARVGQLKAQMENTSSDYDNEKLQERVAKLSGGVAVLYIGAATEVEMKEKKDRVDDALSATKAAVEEGIVPGGGVAYIRSIAVLENLKGENEDQNTGINIVKKVLEEPLRQIVRNAGLSGSVIIEKVKSGQGDYGFNAQNEKYENLYASGVIDPTKVTRIALENAASIAGLMLITECIIFEKYQNDGEIDAPAFDGRY, from the coding sequence ATGTCAAAACAATTAATTTTCGGAAAAGAAGCAAGAGATGCTCTGAAAGCAGGGATAGATGCCCTGGCTGATACAGTAAGAGTAACCTTAGGTCCTAAGGGGCGAAATGTGATACTTGGCAATCATTTTGGCGCTCCCACCATCACCAAAGATGGCGTGACGGTAGCTAAAGTAATAGAGCTAAAGAACCCCTCCAGGAACATGGGTGCTCAAATGGTCAAAGAAGTGGCTTCAAAAACTGCTGAGCTGGCGGGTGATGGCACGACCACCGCCACGATATTGGCTCAGGCCATATTTACCGTTGGTCTTAAAAATGTAACAGCCGGTGCAAATCCCATGGACCTGAAAAGAGGCATAGACAAAGCAGTAGCTGAAGTGATCATGAATCTGAAAAAACAGTCCCAACAGGTTGGAGACGATTTTCAGTTAATTCATCAGATAGCGACCATCTCTGCCAATGGAGATGCTACTATTGGCAAACTCATTACAGAAGCAGTACAGAAAGTAGGAAAAGAGGGAGTGATCACCGTAGAAGAAGCTAAAGGAATGAACACCACTGTCAAAATAGTGGAAGGGATGCAACTGGATAGAGGATACCTGTCTCCCTATTTTGTGACCAATGCTGAGAAAATGGAAGGTGAGCTGGAAAACCCTTATATCTTACTCTATGACAAAAAAATTTCCAGTATTAAAGACTTGCTTCCCGTCCTTGAAAAGGTATCACAGTCTGGAAATCCACTTCTCATCATTGCCGAAGATATAGAAGGAGATGCCCTGTCTACCTTAGTAATTAATAAACTCAGAGGTTTACTGAAGGTATCAGCGATCAAAGCTCCTGGTTTTGGTGACCGTAGAAAAGAAATGCTGGAAGACGTTGCCATACTTGTAGGTGGAACCGTCATCTCGGGAGATACCGGTTTAAAACTGGAAAGTACTGAGCTTGATAGCTTGGGAAAGGTTGAAAAAGTAATTGTTGACAAAGATACCACTACATTGATCAATGGCCGGGGCACAAAAGATAAAATTGCTGCAAGAGTTGGTCAGTTGAAAGCACAGATGGAAAACACATCTTCTGATTACGACAATGAGAAGCTTCAAGAGAGAGTGGCAAAATTATCCGGCGGAGTGGCAGTATTATATATTGGCGCTGCTACTGAAGTAGAAATGAAAGAAAAGAAAGACCGGGTAGATGATGCACTGAGTGCCACAAAAGCAGCTGTTGAAGAAGGGATAGTTCCAGGTGGTGGTGTGGCCTATATCAGATCCATTGCCGTTCTTGAAAACTTGAAAGGAGAAAACGAAGATCAAAACACCGGGATAAACATTGTCAAAAAAGTACTGGAAGAGCCCTTAAGACAAATCGTTCGTAATGCAGGGCTTAGTGGCTCAGTAATTATTGAAAAGGTCAAATCAGGTCAGGGTGATTATGGGTTTAATGCACAGAATGAAAAGTATGAAAATTTATATGCATCAGGGGTTATTGATCCCACAAAGGTAACCAGAATTGCACTAGAGAATGCGGCCTCCATTGCGGGATTGATGCTCATCACAGAATGTATAATTTTTGAAAAGTATCAGAATGACGGAGAAATTGATGCGCCTGCTTTTGATGGAAGATATTAA